Proteins encoded together in one Mycobacterium simiae window:
- the rplV gene encoding 50S ribosomal protein L22: MTSTEFPSATAKARFVRVSPTKARRVINLVRGKSVTDALDILRWAPQAASEPVAKVIASAAANAQNNDGLDPSTLVVATVYADEGPTAKRIRPRAQGRAFRIRRRTSHITVVVESRPSKDQQSSKSSRTRRAEGSKAAAKAPAKKAATKAGSGSPAKKAASKAPAKKAEPKTEAKTSETAEAKGGSD, from the coding sequence ATGACCTCAACTGAATTTCCATCGGCGACGGCCAAGGCACGGTTCGTGCGGGTGTCGCCGACCAAGGCGCGCCGGGTGATCAACCTGGTCCGGGGCAAGTCGGTCACCGACGCCCTCGACATCTTGCGCTGGGCGCCGCAGGCCGCCAGCGAGCCGGTCGCCAAGGTGATCGCCAGCGCCGCGGCCAACGCGCAGAACAACGACGGCCTGGACCCCTCGACGCTGGTGGTAGCCACGGTCTACGCCGACGAGGGACCGACCGCCAAGCGTATCCGTCCGCGCGCCCAGGGCCGCGCGTTCCGGATTCGCCGGCGCACCAGCCACATCACCGTGGTCGTGGAGAGCCGCCCGAGCAAGGACCAGCAGTCGTCGAAGTCGTCACGGACCCGCCGCGCCGAGGGCAGCAAGGCCGCCGCCAAGGCCCCCGCGAAGAAGGCGGCGACCAAGGCCGGATCTGGTTCGCCGGCCAAGAAAGCGGCCAGCAAGGCACCCGCGAAGAAAGCGGAGCCCAAGACCGAAGCCAAGACGTCTGAGACTGCTGAAGCGAAGGGAGGCTCAGACTAG
- the rpsC gene encoding 30S ribosomal protein S3 — protein sequence MGQKINPHGFRLGITTDWKSRWYADKQYADYVKEDVSIRRLLSTGLERAGIADVEIERTRDRVRVDIHTARPGIVIGRRGTEADRIRADLEKLTGKQVQLNILEVKNPESQAQLVAQGVAEQLSNRVAFRRAMRKAIQSAMRQPNVKGIRVQCSGRLGGAEMSRSEFYREGRVPLHTLRADIDYGLYEAKTTFGRIGVKVWIYKGDIVGGKRELAAAAPAAADRPRRERPSGTRPRRSGASGTTATSTEAGRAAGAAEGTAGTETTATAAAEGAPAPEPQSTES from the coding sequence GTGGGCCAGAAGATCAATCCGCACGGCTTCCGGCTGGGGATTACCACTGACTGGAAGTCTCGCTGGTACGCCGATAAGCAGTACGCCGACTACGTCAAGGAAGACGTGTCGATCCGTCGGCTGCTGTCCACCGGTCTGGAGCGCGCCGGGATCGCCGACGTCGAAATCGAGCGCACCCGCGACCGGGTCCGCGTCGACATCCATACCGCGCGTCCGGGTATCGTCATCGGCCGCCGCGGCACCGAGGCGGACCGGATTCGCGCCGACCTGGAGAAGCTGACCGGCAAGCAGGTCCAGCTGAACATCCTCGAGGTCAAAAACCCGGAGTCGCAAGCACAATTGGTGGCACAGGGTGTCGCCGAGCAGCTCAGCAACCGGGTGGCGTTTCGCCGCGCGATGCGCAAGGCCATCCAGTCGGCGATGCGCCAGCCCAACGTCAAGGGCATCCGGGTGCAATGCTCGGGCCGCCTCGGCGGTGCTGAGATGAGCCGCTCGGAGTTCTACCGCGAGGGCCGGGTACCGCTGCACACGCTGCGCGCCGACATCGACTACGGCCTCTACGAGGCCAAGACCACCTTCGGCCGGATCGGTGTGAAGGTGTGGATCTACAAGGGTGACATCGTGGGAGGCAAGCGCGAATTGGCCGCTGCCGCACCCGCGGCCGCCGATCGTCCACGCCGCGAACGGCCGTCGGGCACCCGCCCACGCCGCAGCGGTGCGTCGGGAACCACAGCCACCAGCACCGAGGCCGGCCGCGCGGCAGGCGCCGCGGAGGGCACTGCAGGCACCGAAACCACGGCGACCGCCGCGGCCGAGGGTGCTCCGGCCCCCGAACCGCAGAGCACGGAGAGCTGA
- the rplD gene encoding 50S ribosomal protein L4, with protein sequence MAALTIQVKTPDGNVDGSVELPAELFDAPANIALMHQVVTAQRAAARQGTHSTKTRGEVSGGGRKPYRQKGTGRARQGSTRAPQFTGGGTVHGPKPRDYSQRTPKKMIAAALRGALSDRARNGRIHAVTELVSGQTPSTKSAKAFLSTLTDRKQVLVVIGRTDEAGQKSVRNLPGVHILSPDQLNTYDVLRSDDVVFSVEALRAYIAAATGTADNTDVEVSA encoded by the coding sequence ATGGCTGCCCTGACAATTCAGGTCAAGACTCCGGACGGCAACGTCGACGGTTCCGTCGAGCTGCCCGCCGAGTTGTTCGATGCACCGGCCAATATCGCGTTGATGCACCAGGTGGTCACGGCGCAGCGGGCCGCGGCTCGCCAGGGCACGCACTCGACCAAGACGCGCGGCGAGGTCAGTGGTGGTGGCCGCAAGCCGTACCGCCAGAAGGGCACCGGCCGCGCCCGGCAGGGTTCGACGCGTGCCCCCCAGTTCACCGGCGGTGGCACCGTGCACGGTCCCAAGCCGCGTGACTACAGCCAGCGCACGCCGAAGAAGATGATCGCGGCGGCGCTGCGCGGGGCGCTGTCCGACCGGGCCCGCAACGGCCGCATCCACGCGGTCACCGAGCTGGTGTCTGGTCAGACCCCGTCGACCAAGAGCGCCAAGGCATTTCTGAGCACGCTGACCGACCGCAAGCAGGTGCTGGTCGTCATCGGCCGCACGGACGAGGCCGGCCAGAAGAGCGTGCGCAACCTGCCCGGCGTGCACATCCTTTCGCCCGATCAGCTCAACACCTATGACGTGTTGCGCTCCGACGACGTGGTGTTCAGCGTTGAGGCGCTGCGCGCTTACATCGCCGCGGCGACGGGCACCGCTGACAACACCGATGTGGAGGTTTCGGCCTGA
- the rplP gene encoding 50S ribosomal protein L16, with amino-acid sequence MLIPRRVKHRKQHHPRQRGIASGGTAVNFGDYGIQALEHAYVTNRQIESARIAINRHIKRGGKVWINVFPDRPLTKKPAETRMGSGKGSPEWWVVNVKPGRVLFELSYPNEQTAREALTRAIHKLPIKARIITREDQF; translated from the coding sequence ATGTTGATTCCCCGCAGAGTTAAGCACCGTAAGCAACACCATCCCCGCCAGCGCGGTATTGCCAGCGGCGGCACGGCGGTGAACTTCGGCGACTACGGCATCCAGGCCTTGGAGCACGCCTACGTCACCAACCGGCAGATCGAGTCCGCTCGTATCGCGATCAACCGGCACATCAAGCGTGGCGGCAAGGTGTGGATCAACGTCTTCCCTGACCGTCCGCTGACCAAGAAGCCCGCCGAAACCCGGATGGGTTCGGGTAAGGGTTCCCCGGAGTGGTGGGTCGTGAACGTGAAGCCGGGCCGGGTGCTGTTCGAGCTCAGTTACCCCAACGAGCAGACCGCACGGGAGGCTCTCACCCGGGCCATCCACAAGCTCCCGATCAAGGCACGCATCATCACCCGAGAGGATCAGTTCTGA
- the rplB gene encoding 50S ribosomal protein L2, translating into MAIRKYKPTTPGRRGASVSDFAEITRTEPEKSLVRPLHGHGGRNAHGRITTRHKGGGHKRAYRVIDFRRNDKDGVNAKVAHIEYDPNRTANIALLHFFDGEKRYIIAPLGLSQGDVVESGANADIKPGNNLPLRNIPAGTLVHAVELRPGGGAKMARSAGASIQLLGKEGSYASLRMPSGEIRRVDVRCRATVGEVGNAEQANINWGKAGRMRWKGKRPTVRGVVMNPVDHPHGGGEGKTSGGRHPVSPWGKPEGRTRQPNKASNKLIVRRRRTGKKHGR; encoded by the coding sequence ATGGCAATTCGCAAATACAAGCCGACGACCCCGGGTCGCCGTGGTGCGAGTGTGTCCGACTTCGCCGAGATCACGCGTACGGAGCCGGAGAAGTCCCTGGTGCGCCCGCTGCACGGTCATGGTGGACGTAACGCGCACGGCCGCATCACCACTCGCCACAAGGGCGGTGGCCACAAGCGCGCATACCGGGTCATCGACTTCCGGCGTAACGACAAGGACGGCGTCAACGCCAAGGTCGCGCACATCGAGTACGACCCAAACCGCACCGCCAACATCGCGCTGTTGCATTTCTTCGACGGCGAGAAGCGTTACATCATTGCCCCGCTTGGTCTTTCGCAGGGCGACGTGGTCGAGTCCGGCGCCAACGCCGACATCAAGCCGGGTAACAACCTGCCGCTGCGCAACATCCCGGCCGGTACGTTGGTGCACGCGGTCGAGTTGCGGCCGGGCGGTGGTGCCAAGATGGCGCGTTCGGCCGGCGCGAGCATTCAGCTGCTCGGAAAAGAGGGCAGCTACGCGTCGCTGCGTATGCCCAGCGGTGAGATCCGCCGCGTCGACGTGCGCTGCCGCGCCACCGTCGGCGAGGTGGGCAACGCCGAGCAGGCGAACATCAACTGGGGCAAGGCCGGTCGCATGCGTTGGAAGGGCAAGCGTCCGACCGTCCGCGGTGTTGTGATGAACCCGGTGGACCACCCGCACGGTGGTGGTGAGGGTAAGACCTCCGGTGGTCGTCACCCGGTCAGCCCGTGGGGTAAGCCCGAGGGCCGCACCCGTCAGCCGAACAAGGCCAGCAACAAGCTCATCGTCCGACGCCGGCGCACCGGCAAGAAGCACGGTCGCTAG
- the rpsJ gene encoding 30S ribosomal protein S10 yields MAGQKIRIRLKAYDHEAIDASARKIVETVVRTGASVVGPVPLPTEKNVYCVIRSPHKYKDSREHFEMRTHKRLIDILDPTPKTVDALMRIDLPASVDVNIQ; encoded by the coding sequence GTGGCGGGACAGAAGATCCGCATCAGGCTTAAGGCCTACGACCATGAGGCCATCGACGCCTCGGCGCGCAAGATCGTCGAGACCGTCGTCCGTACTGGTGCCAGCGTCGTAGGGCCGGTGCCGCTGCCGACCGAAAAGAATGTGTATTGCGTCATCCGCTCGCCGCACAAGTACAAGGACTCGCGGGAGCACTTCGAGATGCGCACCCACAAGCGGCTGATCGACATTCTTGATCCGACGCCGAAGACCGTTGACGCCTTGATGCGCATCGATCTGCCGGCCAGCGTCGACGTCAACATCCAGTAG
- the pstS gene encoding phosphate ABC transporter substrate-binding protein PstS, whose amino-acid sequence MPRKKRRGKHHRRVAIKHVLAASTLILAGCGTPSHTALPYAHGSRVDCGGKQQISASGSTAQANAMRKFIDAYSNACTGQNLSYTANGSGSGVSDFLSGRSDFAGSDLPLTDEQYAAAKQRCNGADAWNLPVVFGPIAITYNINAIDSLVLDAPTLARIFNGSITRWDDPAITALNASMPPENIHVVYRADPSGTSAHFQAYLQAASSGAWDRGGGKVFNGGVGTSAYGNIGTSAEVKNTEGAISYNELSFALQEGLFAAQIKTSASRKSLRPVRIGVDTVGRTIANAKITGKGNDLVLDTSSFYNPTQPDLYPIVMVTYEIVCSKYPDPSVGQAVKAFLQAAVGPGQADLDRNGYIPLPPEFQSRVFSAIDAITSTPIANAG is encoded by the coding sequence CATCAAGCACGTGCTCGCCGCGAGCACACTGATACTCGCGGGCTGCGGCACCCCATCGCACACCGCCCTGCCCTATGCCCATGGATCCAGAGTCGATTGTGGCGGCAAACAACAAATCTCCGCCAGCGGCTCGACCGCCCAGGCAAATGCCATGCGGAAATTCATCGACGCTTACTCGAACGCTTGCACGGGCCAAAACCTTTCCTACACCGCTAACGGGTCGGGCTCCGGTGTCAGCGACTTCCTCTCGGGCAGGAGCGATTTCGCCGGATCCGACTTGCCGCTGACCGACGAGCAATACGCGGCGGCCAAACAGCGTTGCAATGGTGCCGATGCGTGGAACCTGCCGGTGGTCTTTGGCCCGATCGCAATCACCTACAACATCAACGCCATCGATTCGCTGGTGCTCGATGCGCCCACGCTGGCCAGGATCTTCAACGGCAGCATCACCCGGTGGGACGATCCCGCCATCACCGCGCTCAACGCGTCGATGCCCCCGGAAAACATTCACGTCGTCTATCGAGCGGACCCGTCCGGGACCAGCGCCCACTTTCAGGCGTATCTGCAGGCCGCGTCCTCAGGTGCCTGGGACCGCGGCGGCGGCAAAGTGTTCAACGGCGGGGTCGGCACCAGCGCGTACGGCAACATCGGCACCTCCGCAGAGGTGAAGAACACCGAGGGCGCGATTTCCTACAACGAATTGTCGTTCGCGCTGCAGGAAGGACTGTTCGCCGCCCAAATCAAGACCTCCGCGAGCCGGAAATCGTTGCGCCCGGTACGTATTGGCGTCGACACCGTCGGAAGGACCATCGCCAACGCGAAGATCACCGGCAAGGGCAACGACCTGGTGCTCGATACCTCGTCCTTTTACAACCCCACCCAGCCCGACCTCTATCCGATCGTGATGGTCACCTACGAAATCGTCTGTTCGAAATACCCCGACCCCAGTGTCGGCCAGGCGGTGAAGGCCTTCCTGCAGGCCGCCGTCGGTCCAGGCCAGGCCGACCTGGACAGGAACGGCTATATCCCGTTGCCACCCGAGTTCCAGTCGCGGGTGTTCAGCGCAATCGACGCCATCACCTCGACGCCGATAGCGAATGCCGGGTAA
- a CDS encoding DUF4436 domain-containing protein, producing the protein MTVQAPPLPPSPPEARGRQIAIAFGILVAIVSVYVLSLIAVHLLAKSAPPLPAVDFSKVEAEDSVVQVSLSELKTVANRLTVNVLVYPKDSLYDKNFGVLTTDAAVRLYPDNDLGDLQYPVGKAPAQVSTTIEARGDPGNWPFDTYKTQVIAADVFTGTGPNREKVPARVEVTGKLDGWDASVTRVHDPDDQDPNVMDNVVITLHRAKGPLIFDVGVILVLIALPILALWVAIPMALGRTSFLPPFITWYGAMLFAIVPLRNILPGSPPYGSWIDQAVVLWVLIGLVTAMTIFITAWWRHRDRKSPKKT; encoded by the coding sequence ATGACCGTACAAGCTCCGCCGCTGCCGCCGTCGCCGCCCGAGGCGCGGGGACGGCAAATCGCGATCGCCTTCGGGATTCTCGTAGCCATCGTGAGCGTCTACGTGTTGTCCCTGATCGCGGTGCACCTGTTGGCCAAGTCGGCGCCGCCGCTGCCTGCGGTGGACTTCAGCAAGGTCGAGGCTGAGGACAGTGTGGTGCAGGTGAGTCTGAGCGAGCTGAAGACCGTGGCCAATCGACTCACGGTGAATGTGCTTGTGTATCCCAAGGATTCGCTGTACGACAAGAATTTTGGCGTGCTGACCACCGACGCGGCGGTGCGGTTGTACCCCGACAACGATCTTGGTGACCTGCAATACCCGGTCGGAAAGGCCCCGGCACAGGTCTCCACCACGATCGAAGCGCGCGGCGACCCCGGCAATTGGCCGTTCGACACGTACAAGACGCAAGTGATCGCGGCCGATGTGTTCACCGGGACCGGCCCCAACCGCGAAAAGGTACCCGCCCGTGTGGAAGTCACCGGGAAGCTGGACGGCTGGGACGCCAGCGTCACCCGCGTTCACGACCCTGACGACCAGGATCCCAATGTGATGGACAACGTGGTCATCACCCTGCACCGGGCTAAGGGGCCGCTGATCTTCGACGTCGGCGTGATCCTCGTGCTCATCGCCTTGCCGATTTTGGCGTTGTGGGTCGCCATTCCCATGGCTTTGGGCAGGACGTCATTCCTGCCGCCGTTCATCACCTGGTACGGCGCAATGCTGTTCGCGATCGTGCCGCTGCGCAACATCTTGCCGGGCAGCCCGCCCTACGGCTCGTGGATCGATCAGGCCGTCGTGCTGTGGGTGCTGATCGGCCTGGTGACCGCGATGACGATATTCATCACCGCGTGGTGGCGGCATCGAGATCGAAAGTCGCCGAAGAAAACCTGA
- the rpsS gene encoding 30S ribosomal protein S19, with translation MPRSLKKGPFVDDHLLKKVDAQNEKNTKQVIKTWSRRSTIIPDFIGHTFAVHDGRKHVPVFVTEAMVGHKLGEFAPTRTFKGHIKDDRKAKRR, from the coding sequence ATGCCACGCAGCCTGAAGAAGGGTCCGTTCGTCGACGACCACCTGCTGAAGAAGGTGGACGCCCAGAACGAGAAGAACACCAAGCAGGTCATCAAGACCTGGTCACGTCGTTCGACGATCATCCCCGATTTCATCGGTCACACCTTCGCGGTGCACGACGGCCGCAAGCACGTCCCGGTGTTCGTCACCGAGGCCATGGTCGGCCACAAGCTCGGTGAGTTCGCGCCGACGCGCACCTTCAAGGGGCACATCAAGGACGATCGGAAGGCCAAACGGCGATGA
- the rpmC gene encoding 50S ribosomal protein L29 yields MAVGISPGELRELTEEELTDRLRESKEELFNLRFQMATGQLNNNRRLRTVRREIARVYTVLRERELGLASGPEGPDGNKES; encoded by the coding sequence ATGGCAGTGGGTATTTCGCCTGGCGAACTGCGCGAGCTTACCGAAGAGGAGCTCACCGACCGCCTGCGTGAATCCAAGGAGGAGCTGTTCAACCTGCGTTTCCAGATGGCGACGGGGCAGCTCAACAACAACCGCCGGCTACGCACGGTGCGTCGCGAGATCGCCCGTGTGTACACCGTGCTGCGTGAACGAGAACTGGGCCTGGCATCTGGTCCCGAGGGTCCCGACGGAAACAAGGAATCGTGA
- the rplW gene encoding 50S ribosomal protein L23 yields the protein MATVTDPRDIILAPVISEKSYGLLDDNVYTFVVHPDSNKTQIKIAIEKIFSVKVASVNTANRQGKRKRTRTGFGTRKSTKRAIVTLAPGSKPIDLFGAPAP from the coding sequence ATGGCGACCGTCACTGACCCACGCGACATCATCCTGGCTCCGGTCATCTCGGAGAAGTCTTACGGACTGCTCGACGACAACGTGTACACCTTCGTGGTGCACCCCGATTCGAACAAGACGCAGATCAAGATCGCTATCGAAAAGATCTTCTCCGTCAAGGTCGCATCGGTGAACACCGCGAACCGGCAGGGCAAGCGGAAGCGCACCCGGACCGGTTTCGGCACGCGCAAGAGCACCAAGCGCGCGATCGTCACCCTGGCCCCGGGCAGCAAGCCGATTGATCTGTTCGGAGCACCGGCCCCGTAG
- the rpsQ gene encoding 30S ribosomal protein S17, which produces MAEAKATSKAAQDGASKEKGPKRTPANPKTRGRRKTRIGYVVSDKMQKTIVVELEDRTRHSLYGKIIRTTKKVKAHDEDSVAGIGDRVALMETRPMSATKRWRLVEVLEKAK; this is translated from the coding sequence ATGGCAGAAGCTAAAGCCACCTCGAAGGCCGCGCAGGACGGCGCTTCGAAAGAGAAGGGCCCCAAGCGCACTCCGGCCAACCCGAAGACTCGCGGCCGTCGCAAGACGCGCATCGGCTACGTGGTGAGCGACAAGATGCAGAAGACCATCGTGGTCGAACTGGAAGACCGGACGCGCCACTCGCTGTACGGCAAGATCATCCGGACGACCAAGAAGGTCAAGGCGCACGACGAGGACAGCGTCGCCGGGATCGGTGATCGTGTCGCACTGATGGAGACCCGTCCGATGTCGGCCACCAAGCGGTGGCGGCTCGTCGAGGTACTGGAGAAGGCCAAGTAG
- a CDS encoding arylsulfatase — protein MSADGREFQGKIELDIRDSEPDWGPYAAPTAPQGAPNILYLVWDDTGIATWDCFGGLVQMPAMSRIAERGVRLSQFHTTALCSPTRASLLTGRNATTVGMATIEEFTEGFPNCNGRIPTDTALISEVLAERGYNTYCVGKWHLTPLEECSMASTKRNWPTSRGFERFYGFTGGETDQWYPDLMYDNHPVNPPGTPEEGYHLSKDLADKAIEFIRDAKVIAPDKPWFSYVCPGAGHAPHHVFKEWADKYAGKFDMGYERYREIVLEKQKSMGIVPPQTELSPVNPYLDVQGPNGEPWPLQDTVRPWDSLSDEETKLFARMAEVFAGFLSYTDAQIGRILDYLEESGQLDNTIVVVISDNGASGEGGPNGSVNEGKFFNGYIDTVEESMKLFDQLGGPQTYNHYPIGWAMAFNTPYKLYKRYASHEGGIADSAIISWPNGIAARGEVRDNYVNVCDITPTIYDLLDMTPPEMVKGIAQKPLDGVSFKAALADPNADTGKRTQFYTMLGTRGIWHEGWFANTVHAASPAGWSNFDADRWELFHIEADRSQCHDLASEHPEKLEELKALWFSEAAKYNGLPLGDLNLMETLTRFRPHLAGDRSSYVYYPDCADVGIGAAAEIRGRSFAVLADVTVDTTGAEGVLFKQGGAHGGHVLFIQDGRLHYVYNFLGERQQLVSSSGTVPLGRHLFGVSYARTGTVPNSHTPLGDVKLFVDGEVVGALAEVITHPGTFGLAGAGITVGRNGGSGVSSRYKAPFTFTGGNIAAVTVDLSGRPYIDVEAELALAFSRD, from the coding sequence ATGTCTGCTGACGGGCGCGAATTTCAAGGCAAGATCGAGCTGGATATCCGCGATTCGGAGCCGGACTGGGGTCCGTATGCGGCGCCGACGGCTCCGCAGGGCGCGCCGAACATTTTGTATCTGGTGTGGGACGACACCGGCATCGCGACTTGGGACTGCTTTGGTGGTCTGGTGCAGATGCCGGCGATGTCGCGGATCGCCGAGCGTGGCGTTCGGCTGTCCCAGTTTCATACCACCGCGCTGTGTTCCCCGACTCGTGCCTCGCTGTTGACCGGCCGCAACGCCACCACGGTGGGGATGGCCACCATCGAGGAGTTCACCGAGGGATTCCCGAACTGCAACGGCCGCATCCCGACCGATACCGCGCTGATCTCAGAAGTCCTCGCCGAACGCGGCTACAACACCTACTGCGTCGGCAAGTGGCACCTCACCCCACTCGAAGAGTGCAGCATGGCCTCGACGAAGCGGAACTGGCCGACCTCGCGCGGCTTCGAACGGTTCTACGGGTTCACCGGTGGTGAGACCGACCAGTGGTACCCCGACCTGATGTATGACAACCACCCGGTAAATCCGCCCGGTACCCCCGAAGAGGGCTACCACCTGTCAAAAGATCTGGCCGACAAGGCAATTGAGTTCATCCGCGATGCGAAGGTGATCGCGCCGGACAAGCCGTGGTTTAGCTATGTCTGCCCGGGTGCCGGGCACGCACCGCATCACGTTTTCAAGGAGTGGGCCGACAAGTACGCCGGCAAGTTCGACATGGGCTATGAGCGCTACCGCGAGATCGTGCTGGAAAAGCAGAAATCGATGGGGATCGTGCCGCCGCAGACCGAACTGTCGCCGGTGAACCCCTATCTGGACGTGCAAGGTCCCAACGGCGAGCCGTGGCCGCTGCAGGATACGGTGCGGCCCTGGGACTCGTTGAGCGACGAAGAGACGAAATTGTTCGCCCGGATGGCTGAGGTGTTCGCCGGGTTCCTGAGTTACACCGATGCCCAGATCGGGCGGATCCTCGACTATTTGGAGGAGTCCGGCCAGCTGGACAACACCATTGTCGTGGTGATCTCCGACAACGGTGCCAGCGGGGAGGGCGGCCCGAACGGCTCGGTGAACGAGGGCAAGTTCTTCAACGGCTACATCGATACCGTCGAGGAAAGCATGAAGCTCTTCGATCAGCTCGGCGGCCCACAGACCTACAACCACTACCCGATCGGCTGGGCGATGGCGTTCAACACGCCCTACAAGCTCTACAAGCGCTACGCCTCGCACGAGGGCGGCATCGCCGACTCCGCCATCATTTCCTGGCCGAACGGGATCGCGGCGCGTGGCGAGGTTCGCGACAACTATGTCAACGTCTGCGATATCACCCCGACCATCTATGACCTGCTGGACATGACGCCGCCGGAGATGGTCAAGGGAATCGCGCAAAAACCGTTGGACGGCGTGAGTTTCAAAGCGGCTCTTGCCGATCCGAACGCCGACACCGGGAAACGGACCCAGTTCTACACGATGCTGGGCACCCGCGGCATCTGGCACGAAGGATGGTTCGCCAACACCGTGCACGCCGCCAGTCCGGCGGGGTGGTCGAACTTCGACGCCGACCGCTGGGAACTGTTCCACATCGAAGCCGACCGCAGCCAATGCCACGACTTGGCCAGCGAGCACCCGGAGAAGCTGGAAGAGCTCAAGGCGCTGTGGTTTTCCGAAGCCGCCAAGTACAACGGGCTGCCACTGGGCGATCTGAATCTCATGGAGACGTTGACCCGGTTCCGGCCGCACCTGGCGGGGGATCGGAGCAGCTACGTCTACTACCCGGACTGCGCGGACGTCGGGATCGGCGCCGCCGCCGAAATTCGTGGTCGCTCATTCGCCGTGCTGGCCGACGTGACCGTGGACACCACCGGGGCCGAAGGGGTGCTGTTCAAGCAGGGCGGCGCACACGGCGGGCACGTGCTGTTCATCCAGGACGGCCGCTTGCACTACGTCTACAACTTCCTCGGCGAGCGCCAGCAACTGGTCTCGTCTTCCGGCACAGTGCCATTGGGCAGACACCTGTTCGGCGTCAGCTACGCGCGGACCGGGACAGTGCCGAACAGCCACACCCCGCTCGGGGACGTCAAGCTGTTTGTCGACGGCGAGGTGGTCGGCGCGCTGGCGGAGGTGATCACGCACCCGGGCACGTTCGGGCTGGCGGGTGCGGGCATCACCGTCGGCCGCAACGGTGGCTCCGGCGTATCCAGCCGTTACAAGGCGCCTTTCACCTTCACCGGCGGCAACATCGCTGCGGTCACCGTCGACTTGTCCGGTCGGCCTTACATTGACGTGGAAGCAGAACTTGCGCTTGCCTTTTCGCGTGACTGA
- the rplC gene encoding 50S ribosomal protein L3 produces the protein MARKGILGTKLGMTQVFDENNRVVPVTVVKAGPNVVTRIRTPERDGYSAVQVAYGEISPRKVTKPVTGQYAAAGINPRRYLAELRLDNPDAAAEYEVGQELTAEIFADGAYVDVTGTSKGKGFAGTMKRHGFRGQGASHGAQAVHRRPGSIGGCATPARVFKGTRMAGRMGNDRVTVQNLVVHKVDAENGVLLIKGAVPGRTGGLVVVRTAIKRGEK, from the coding sequence ATGGCGAGAAAAGGCATTCTGGGTACCAAGCTGGGCATGACGCAGGTGTTCGACGAGAACAACCGGGTCGTGCCGGTGACCGTGGTCAAGGCGGGGCCCAATGTAGTGACGCGCATCCGCACCCCGGAGCGCGACGGATACAGCGCCGTGCAGGTGGCCTACGGCGAGATCAGTCCGCGTAAAGTCACCAAGCCCGTCACAGGCCAGTACGCCGCCGCGGGTATCAACCCCCGCCGTTATCTGGCCGAGTTGCGCCTGGACAACCCGGACGCGGCGGCCGAATACGAGGTCGGCCAGGAACTGACGGCCGAGATCTTCGCCGACGGCGCCTATGTCGACGTCACCGGCACCTCCAAGGGCAAGGGTTTCGCCGGCACCATGAAGCGCCACGGTTTCCGTGGCCAGGGCGCCAGCCACGGCGCTCAGGCGGTGCACCGTCGTCCGGGATCCATCGGCGGCTGCGCGACGCCCGCGCGAGTGTTCAAGGGCACCCGGATGGCGGGCCGGATGGGCAACGACCGTGTCACCGTGCAGAACCTGGTGGTGCACAAGGTCGATGCCGAAAACGGCGTGCTGTTGATCAAGGGTGCGGTCCCCGGACGCACCGGTGGACTCGTTGTGGTCCGCACGGCGATCAAACGAGGTGAGAAGTAA